A window of the Candidatus Jettenia caeni genome harbors these coding sequences:
- a CDS encoding phosphomannomutase codes for MIENIRGNQHRCPGESYTISDSVCKGRQRVSYPKCNVCLNKVEPASQSQSDVEPKLSMGIFKSYDIRGKYPAEIDDLTARKIGFSIAQFFRQENSNVKNIVVGRDMRSSSKSLANALVEGICTAGLNVINVGVVSTEMTYFAVGYYKYDGSVMVTASHNPAEYNGFKICREQAIPVSFETGIDRIAKLTKQYHPPRGEQLGKVILGDIFQDYKKHVLRFAKNLRHLRIVVDAGNGMAGKIIPLVCEGLPIEIIPLYFDLDGNFPNHDPNPLKPENLLDLQNKVRETRASLGVSFDGDADRCVFVDEMGRAIGCDIITALIAKQMLEKEKGSAILYDLRSSWIVPEETKAAGGVPYRERVGHAYMRATLREKKAIFGGELSGHYYFKDNYYSDSGMIAFFMVLEILSAKRVPFSNIIAPLKRYYSTGEINFEVDDKDAKIKEIEKEFSNGKIDYLDGITVQYDTWWFNVRKSNTEPFLRLNVEGKTKEIMEKGKRLLMNIIGGK; via the coding sequence ATGATAGAAAATATCCGGGGAAATCAACATCGCTGCCCGGGTGAATCATACACGATTAGTGACTCTGTATGCAAAGGAAGGCAAAGGGTAAGTTATCCCAAATGTAATGTATGCTTAAATAAAGTAGAGCCTGCAAGTCAAAGCCAATCTGATGTTGAGCCTAAACTGTCTATGGGTATTTTTAAAAGTTATGATATTCGGGGAAAATATCCTGCTGAAATTGATGACCTGACGGCGCGAAAAATTGGGTTTTCAATAGCACAATTCTTTCGACAGGAAAATTCGAATGTGAAAAATATTGTTGTGGGCAGGGATATGAGGTCTTCTTCTAAATCACTTGCCAATGCCCTGGTTGAGGGTATATGTACCGCTGGTTTAAATGTCATTAACGTAGGGGTCGTGTCAACAGAGATGACCTATTTTGCTGTAGGATATTACAAATACGATGGAAGCGTGATGGTCACTGCTTCTCATAACCCTGCGGAGTATAATGGATTTAAAATATGCCGGGAACAGGCCATTCCTGTTAGTTTTGAGACGGGAATAGATCGCATTGCAAAACTGACAAAACAGTATCATCCGCCCCGCGGAGAACAGCTAGGCAAGGTTATTCTGGGTGATATTTTTCAGGATTATAAGAAGCACGTTCTGCGATTTGCTAAAAACCTCAGACACCTTCGTATTGTGGTTGATGCCGGAAATGGTATGGCTGGCAAGATAATTCCCCTGGTTTGCGAAGGGCTTCCCATCGAGATTATTCCCCTTTATTTTGATCTTGATGGGAATTTTCCTAACCACGATCCCAATCCCCTGAAGCCTGAAAACCTTCTTGATTTACAAAATAAGGTACGTGAGACAAGGGCAAGCCTCGGGGTCTCATTTGATGGAGACGCAGACAGGTGTGTATTTGTGGATGAGATGGGGCGGGCAATCGGATGTGATATTATTACAGCCCTGATTGCAAAGCAAATGTTAGAGAAAGAAAAAGGGTCAGCTATTTTATATGACCTCCGTTCGAGTTGGATTGTACCGGAAGAAACAAAGGCCGCAGGTGGTGTACCGTATCGCGAGCGTGTTGGCCATGCCTACATGAGAGCTACGCTGAGAGAGAAAAAGGCCATTTTTGGAGGAGAACTCTCGGGGCATTACTATTTTAAAGATAATTACTATTCAGATTCCGGAATGATTGCTTTCTTTATGGTGCTGGAGATCCTGAGCGCCAAGCGCGTCCCTTTCTCAAATATTATTGCGCCACTGAAGCGGTATTATTCTACAGGAGAAATTAATTTCGAAGTAGACGATAAAGATGCAAAAATTAAAGAAATCGAGAAAGAATTTTCAAATGGAAAGATAGATTATCTGGATGGCATTACCGTGCAATACGATACCTGGTGGTTCAATGTCAGAAAATCTAATACCGAACCATTCCTCCGCCTTAACGTGGAAGGAAAGACAAAAGAGATTATGGAGAAGGGGAAAAGGTTATTAATGAATATTATTGGGGGTAAATAA
- a CDS encoding NADPH-dependent FMN reductase, with amino-acid sequence MKKVIGIFGSPRAHGNSDILLNHAIQGAASSGADTEKIIIRDLHIAPCNSCSGCFEKGNCVINDDMEKIYSQLVAADGIIVASPIYFMGLSAQLKTLIDRCQAFWARKYILHSPIRESGRIARGFLIATAARNGGEDLFTGAVKTIRSFFHVLDTRYTGELLCSGLEEKGAVNKRRELLQQAFDRGKRLLDV; translated from the coding sequence ATGAAAAAAGTAATTGGTATTTTTGGTAGCCCGCGTGCTCATGGGAATTCTGATATATTACTCAATCACGCCATACAAGGAGCTGCATCAAGTGGTGCAGATACAGAAAAGATCATTATCCGTGATTTACATATCGCCCCTTGTAATTCCTGCAGCGGGTGTTTTGAAAAAGGTAACTGCGTTATAAACGATGATATGGAAAAGATTTATTCTCAATTGGTAGCAGCAGATGGTATTATAGTAGCATCTCCCATCTATTTTATGGGTCTAAGCGCTCAATTAAAAACTCTTATTGATCGTTGTCAGGCTTTTTGGGCCAGGAAATATATTTTACATTCACCAATCAGGGAAAGCGGCAGGATTGCCCGGGGTTTTCTTATTGCAACGGCAGCACGCAATGGAGGAGAGGACTTGTTTACAGGTGCAGTAAAAACAATACGATCTTTCTTTCATGTATTAGATACACGGTATACGGGTGAACTGTTGTGTTCCGGATTAGAAGAAAAAGGCGCTGTAAATAAAAGAAGGGAATTATTGCAACAGGCATTTGATAGAGGTAAACGATTGCTTGATGTATAG
- a CDS encoding NAD-dependent epimerase/dehydratase, with protein sequence MRTVITGGAGFIGSHLCDYLIEKGHEVICIDNLLTGKAENIVHLIGNSQFRFIKHNVSDYMYVDGHVDNVLHFASPASPLDYLEFPIQTLKVGSLGTLNSLGLAKAKKARFLLASTSEVYGDPQVHPQREDYWGHVNPIGPRGVYDEAKRFAEAMTMAYHRYHQVDTRIVRIFNTYGPRMRMKDGRALPNFMHQALKGEHITVFGNGSQTRSFCYVSDLVDGIYRLLVSHEHDPVNIGNPEEITVLQLAKEILAITESKSKIIFHPLPVDDPRIRQPDISKAKKVLCWEPKVSRNDGLHKTLTYFKDALQGLNDNPGDKENKENCVSIH encoded by the coding sequence ATGCGAACGGTAATCACTGGTGGGGCGGGATTTATTGGTTCACATTTGTGTGATTATTTAATAGAAAAAGGCCACGAGGTTATATGTATCGACAATTTGCTGACAGGTAAGGCGGAAAATATTGTTCATCTTATAGGAAACAGCCAATTTCGCTTTATAAAACATAATGTAAGTGATTATATGTATGTGGATGGGCACGTAGACAATGTGCTGCATTTTGCATCACCGGCAAGCCCTTTAGATTATCTGGAATTTCCGATACAGACTTTGAAGGTTGGTTCTTTGGGCACCTTAAACAGTCTTGGATTGGCTAAAGCAAAAAAGGCAAGATTTCTTCTGGCATCTACCTCTGAAGTTTATGGAGATCCGCAAGTTCATCCTCAGCGGGAAGATTATTGGGGGCATGTAAATCCTATAGGACCCAGGGGGGTTTATGATGAGGCAAAACGATTTGCGGAGGCAATGACCATGGCGTATCATCGTTATCATCAGGTGGATACCAGGATAGTAAGAATATTTAACACGTATGGGCCCAGGATGCGCATGAAAGATGGCCGTGCATTGCCTAATTTTATGCATCAGGCGCTCAAAGGTGAACATATCACGGTATTTGGAAATGGCTCTCAGACGAGAAGTTTCTGCTATGTTTCTGATCTTGTAGACGGCATCTATCGATTACTTGTCTCTCATGAGCATGATCCCGTGAATATCGGGAACCCTGAAGAAATAACGGTTCTTCAACTGGCAAAAGAGATACTTGCCATTACGGAAAGCAAAAGTAAGATCATATTCCATCCGCTTCCTGTTGATGATCCCAGGATTCGGCAGCCCGATATTTCCAAGGCAAAGAAGGTTTTATGCTGGGAACCCAAAGTTTCACGTAATGATGGACTTCATAAAACACTTACTTATTTTAAAGATGCATTACAAGGATTGAATGATAATCCCGGCGACAAAGAGAACAAAGAGAATTGCGTGTCTATTCACTGA
- a CDS encoding L-aspartate oxidase, translated as MKKQKEPKRYLISFDSNTTSHVFTDVLVIGSGLAGLSAAIQAAGYGSVLVVTKDKIDENNTAYAQGGIAVVLSAHDTVMKHMKDTLDAGQGLCNTAAVRTIVSEGPKQVKKLIEYGAAFDKEDDHLIFTQEGGHSFPRIIRAQGDSTGREVEHTLIHVAREHQNIKIFEHTFTIDLITRDNICHGAVAWHIKKGTMLIWAKRTILATGGCGQVYRETTNPDVATGDGVAMAYRAGAALQDMEFIQFHPTTLYIAGAVRFLITETVRGEGGILRNKKGVRFMPKYHPQAELAPRDVVSQSILKEMQKTDHTNVYIDVRHIAKDRLYARFPKIKEICASFGIDIAKDLIPVRPSAHYMIGGVKVNRFSRTSIQQLYACGEVACTGMHGANRLGSNSLLEGLVTGHMAGADAGKSIQRTKRELMPYAVHESVGLSKISWLDLHDIGNSLKSLMWRDAGIERDERHLLEAEEMIEMWCSYVMDKEFSNTIGWELQNMLLVSQLIVSFARKRKESRGVHHRTDYPETDNIQWKKHTIKK; from the coding sequence ATGAAAAAACAAAAAGAACCAAAGAGATACCTTATTTCCTTCGATAGTAATACTACATCCCATGTCTTTACTGATGTGCTGGTGATTGGAAGCGGTTTGGCAGGCCTCAGCGCTGCCATACAGGCTGCGGGGTATGGTTCGGTGCTGGTGGTTACAAAGGATAAAATCGATGAGAATAATACTGCGTATGCACAGGGTGGTATTGCCGTAGTATTATCTGCGCACGACACCGTGATGAAACATATGAAAGATACCTTAGACGCCGGCCAGGGTTTATGCAATACAGCAGCAGTAAGGACCATTGTTAGTGAAGGCCCCAAACAAGTAAAAAAACTAATTGAATACGGAGCAGCGTTTGATAAGGAAGATGATCATTTGATCTTTACCCAGGAAGGCGGACATAGCTTTCCACGCATCATACGCGCACAAGGCGATTCTACCGGCAGAGAAGTGGAACATACCCTTATTCATGTCGCAAGAGAACATCAAAATATCAAGATCTTTGAACACACCTTTACGATAGACCTCATCACGAGAGATAACATATGCCACGGCGCAGTTGCCTGGCACATAAAAAAAGGAACTATGTTGATTTGGGCAAAGCGTACTATTTTGGCAACAGGAGGATGCGGACAGGTCTATCGCGAGACAACGAATCCTGATGTGGCAACCGGAGATGGAGTGGCAATGGCCTACCGGGCGGGCGCAGCCCTCCAGGATATGGAGTTTATCCAGTTTCATCCCACGACATTGTATATTGCAGGAGCAGTGCGATTTCTCATTACTGAGACGGTAAGAGGAGAGGGAGGAATATTACGAAATAAAAAGGGGGTGCGGTTTATGCCAAAATATCATCCCCAGGCTGAACTAGCGCCCAGAGATGTCGTCAGCCAGAGTATTTTAAAAGAAATGCAAAAAACCGACCATACAAATGTGTATATAGATGTCCGCCACATTGCAAAAGACCGGTTATATGCTCGTTTCCCAAAAATCAAAGAAATTTGCGCCTCGTTTGGAATCGATATTGCCAAAGACCTGATCCCCGTGCGTCCCAGCGCCCATTATATGATTGGCGGAGTCAAGGTTAATCGTTTTTCAAGAACCAGCATTCAACAACTCTACGCTTGTGGTGAAGTCGCATGCACCGGAATGCATGGAGCAAATCGGCTTGGCAGTAATTCTCTTCTCGAGGGCTTGGTAACAGGTCACATGGCAGGAGCGGACGCCGGTAAATCAATCCAAAGAACGAAACGTGAATTGATGCCCTACGCTGTTCATGAGTCTGTGGGCTTATCAAAGATTAGCTGGCTGGATTTACATGATATCGGAAATTCCCTTAAGAGCCTTATGTGGAGGGACGCCGGTATTGAACGTGATGAAAGACACTTACTTGAGGCAGAAGAGATGATTGAGATGTGGTGCAGTTATGTCATGGACAAAGAATTCTCAAATACTATTGGGTGGGAGTTACAGAACATGCTTTTAGTCTCTCAGCTCATTGTATCTTTTGCCCGTAAACGGAAAGAATCCCGAGGTGTTCACCATCGCACAGATTATCCTGAAACAGATAATATTCAATGGAAAAAACATACGATAAAAAAATAG
- a CDS encoding 4Fe-4S ferredoxin iron-sulfur binding subunit, producing MNTTGTKSDKKIGEEAPCIAACPIRQDARDYIQLIARGRFQEAYQLVRSRNPLPSACGRICTHPCETKCRRNSTESPIAIAWLKRFLGDNFSEEIRKTPIEKYPERIAIIGAGPAGLAAANDLALLGYSCTIFESNSTPGGMLRMGVPTYRLPRTAIDNDVEFIKKLGVEIKYNTTFGADITFDSLKKEGFSAIFIGVGLLESRTLNIEGVQLDGVIRGVSFLHEVNTTGRANIGKNVLVIGGGAVAMDCARTALRLKPDKVSVACLESRKEMPTTDFEIEEAVHEGVILHNSAGPKRILGKDGRATGLETLKVKYVFDEQKRFNPAFYDGSESVIDADTIILAIGQASNLSFLKGQERIQVTRGGTLVVNPTTFSTALHGVYAGGDIVLGRGTMTEGMAQGKKAALAIHNALRNTTLKDEKWNDKTAVSDIAPSRIVLIKKEQKQEMPTMPSGKRLDNFDEVELGFSINAAVKEAQRCMNCGAGAFVDDNLCVGCLTCVRICPFEVPEIKKGDTTAYINGDCQSCGLCVVECPARAISFKTPLEDQGKDTLQAVFQDTFIQGVKPLIINFYCQYGAYNEDKTDTINNLLFFHVRRVGVLGLGKVDPSLYLKAFELGAHGVLVTACKDDTCHFCKEQEWIERRTKFTAQLLSGLGMDARRFKTHFISSQNGKEILDIAFTMIEELRNI from the coding sequence ATGAATACAACAGGTACAAAATCTGATAAAAAAATAGGCGAAGAAGCTCCCTGTATTGCGGCCTGTCCAATCCGTCAGGATGCGAGGGACTATATACAACTTATTGCCAGAGGGCGTTTTCAAGAAGCATACCAGCTCGTAAGATCAAGAAACCCCTTGCCTTCGGCATGTGGCCGTATTTGTACCCATCCCTGCGAAACAAAATGCCGGCGGAATAGCACCGAGTCCCCGATTGCCATTGCATGGCTTAAACGTTTTCTCGGCGATAACTTTTCTGAAGAAATCAGAAAAACGCCTATTGAAAAATATCCGGAAAGAATCGCTATTATTGGCGCAGGACCAGCCGGGCTTGCAGCAGCCAATGACTTAGCCCTTTTAGGCTATTCATGTACAATCTTTGAATCCAATTCCACTCCGGGTGGTATGCTCCGTATGGGTGTACCAACCTATCGTCTCCCCAGAACGGCTATTGATAATGACGTTGAATTTATTAAAAAATTAGGGGTTGAAATCAAATATAATACAACTTTTGGCGCGGATATTACCTTCGACAGCTTAAAAAAAGAAGGCTTTTCGGCAATCTTTATCGGCGTGGGACTGCTGGAAAGCCGTACCTTAAATATTGAAGGAGTACAACTTGATGGTGTCATCAGGGGTGTGTCGTTTTTACATGAGGTAAATACCACAGGAAGGGCAAATATCGGAAAGAACGTGCTGGTGATCGGCGGGGGCGCTGTTGCTATGGACTGCGCACGAACGGCATTGCGCCTGAAACCAGATAAGGTATCCGTTGCCTGCCTTGAATCCCGTAAGGAAATGCCAACAACTGATTTTGAAATCGAAGAAGCTGTTCATGAAGGGGTGATACTGCACAACTCTGCAGGTCCAAAACGTATCCTCGGAAAAGACGGAAGGGCAACAGGCTTGGAAACCCTTAAGGTAAAATATGTCTTTGATGAGCAAAAACGTTTCAATCCTGCATTCTACGATGGTTCTGAATCTGTTATTGACGCAGATACCATTATCCTCGCAATAGGGCAGGCATCAAACCTTTCTTTCTTAAAGGGCCAGGAAAGGATTCAAGTGACAAGAGGCGGCACCCTCGTAGTCAATCCAACCACATTCAGCACCGCTCTGCATGGTGTTTACGCAGGGGGCGATATTGTTTTGGGCCGGGGAACCATGACCGAAGGTATGGCACAAGGTAAGAAAGCGGCGCTTGCCATTCACAATGCCCTGAGAAATACAACCCTAAAAGATGAAAAGTGGAATGATAAGACCGCAGTATCCGATATTGCCCCGTCCAGGATCGTTCTTATTAAGAAAGAGCAAAAACAGGAAATGCCCACCATGCCCTCAGGGAAAAGGTTGGATAATTTTGATGAGGTAGAATTGGGATTTTCGATCAATGCAGCCGTAAAGGAGGCGCAGCGATGTATGAATTGCGGCGCAGGCGCCTTCGTGGATGACAACCTCTGCGTAGGATGCCTTACCTGCGTGAGGATATGCCCTTTTGAAGTACCTGAAATTAAAAAGGGAGATACCACAGCTTATATTAATGGAGATTGCCAATCCTGTGGTCTGTGTGTTGTGGAATGTCCTGCCAGAGCCATCAGCTTTAAAACACCTTTGGAAGATCAGGGGAAAGATACCCTTCAGGCTGTATTTCAAGATACATTTATTCAGGGTGTAAAGCCTCTTATTATCAACTTTTATTGCCAATACGGCGCATATAATGAAGATAAAACCGATACCATAAATAATTTACTCTTCTTTCATGTCAGGAGAGTAGGCGTACTGGGGCTTGGCAAGGTGGATCCTTCACTCTACCTGAAAGCCTTTGAATTAGGCGCTCATGGGGTATTGGTAACGGCATGCAAGGACGATACCTGTCATTTTTGTAAAGAGCAGGAGTGGATTGAAAGACGGACAAAATTTACTGCTCAGCTTCTTTCTGGATTAGGAATGGATGCCCGTCGATTTAAGACCCATTTCATTTCTTCACAGAACGGTAAAGAAATCCTTGATATAGCCTTTACCATGATTGAAGAATTAAGAAATATATAA
- a CDS encoding methylenetetrahydrofolate reductase produces the protein MIENRSDIKSGSNLEKLLLSGQFAVTAELGPPRGADRSAIEKKAEILKGYGDAFNITDCQTAVVRMSSIASGRIVLDAGIEPIIQMTCRDRNRIAIQSDLLGAAALGLKNLLCLTGDHQKFGDHPMAKGVFDIDSVQLIHMVKTLRDEKRFQSGQELKASEPKFFIGAAENPFADPFKFRAVRLAKKIAAGADFIQTQIIYNVKKFHEWMNMVADMGLHEKVFILAGVAPLKSAGMAKHMKHNVPGMDVPDEVMSRMTAASAAKKGKEEGIKICLEVIEQVREIKGVAGVHVMAVEWEEAVPEIIQQARLFPRPTV, from the coding sequence ATGATTGAAAATAGGTCTGATATAAAATCTGGAAGTAATTTAGAAAAACTCCTTCTAAGCGGTCAGTTTGCTGTTACCGCAGAGCTTGGTCCGCCACGGGGTGCTGATCGTTCTGCAATAGAAAAAAAGGCTGAAATATTGAAGGGCTATGGAGACGCTTTTAATATTACCGATTGCCAGACCGCGGTAGTACGTATGTCCAGCATTGCTTCTGGCCGCATAGTTCTGGATGCCGGGATAGAACCGATTATCCAGATGACGTGTCGCGATAGAAACCGTATCGCTATACAAAGTGATTTGCTAGGCGCTGCAGCCCTGGGTTTAAAAAATCTCTTATGCCTGACCGGTGATCACCAGAAGTTTGGAGACCATCCTATGGCAAAGGGTGTTTTTGATATAGATTCGGTACAACTTATCCACATGGTAAAGACGCTTCGTGACGAGAAGAGATTCCAATCCGGCCAGGAATTGAAGGCATCAGAGCCGAAATTCTTTATCGGTGCAGCTGAAAATCCCTTTGCTGATCCCTTTAAATTCCGTGCTGTTAGGCTTGCCAAGAAGATTGCTGCAGGCGCTGACTTTATTCAAACTCAAATCATCTATAATGTCAAAAAGTTTCATGAGTGGATGAACATGGTTGCCGATATGGGTCTCCACGAAAAGGTGTTCATCCTGGCCGGCGTGGCTCCGCTCAAGTCCGCAGGCATGGCTAAGCATATGAAGCATAATGTTCCCGGTATGGATGTACCCGATGAGGTGATGAGCCGTATGACAGCCGCCTCCGCTGCTAAGAAAGGGAAGGAAGAAGGTATCAAGATATGCTTAGAAGTGATAGAACAAGTGAGAGAGATAAAAGGTGTTGCCGGTGTCCATGTTATGGCAGTTGAATGGGAAGAGGCCGTCCCTGAAATTATTCAGCAAGCCCGTTTATTCCCCAGGCCTACCGTATAA
- a CDS encoding folyl-polyglutamate synthase, producing MDNKRNKIGLQSYEKAQAFLYKAIDYEKLISYQYNASTFNLDRMVRMLECVGNPHRAFPSVHITGTKGKGSTSIMIATLLEHAGLKTGLFTSPHLVDLKERIQLNHQNISEDDFTDNLNELRPYIQHLRETSPSASPTFFEILTAVCMLYFKKKHIDMAVLEVGLGGRLDSTNVVIPQVSIITNIGFDHTAILGNTLSSIAYEKAGIIKQGIPVISAVEDPEALAVIERVCKEKGATLYLLGRDIWIEEVRSVDGNGIAFCKHSQSSVHNPPRSPFRKGGRCSSSSPGEGKANTFDKGRIAEETRGLVCKIKTWRRTYDSIFLPLIGTHQAKNCALAFGALEILQDRGYVSMSDETIRNALVQVHCPARIEIVGKEPLIILDYAHTVDSMRFLKNTLLENFTYNKLLLILGLAQDKDLDNILQEIVTVADFIMVTKSKNPRAALPRELYQRVERLCGKQAKMFHTTQDAVVAAKQIASQDDLICITGSAYVAGEALQVLKATTDFSDGLKRRQVRNGARNLHE from the coding sequence ATGGATAACAAGAGGAACAAAATAGGTCTTCAATCATACGAAAAAGCTCAGGCCTTTCTCTATAAGGCTATCGATTATGAGAAGCTGATCAGTTATCAGTATAACGCATCGACATTCAATCTTGATAGAATGGTGAGAATGCTTGAGTGTGTGGGAAATCCACACAGGGCATTTCCAAGCGTTCATATAACAGGCACAAAAGGGAAAGGTTCTACCTCTATTATGATAGCAACTCTCCTGGAACATGCAGGTCTTAAGACGGGACTTTTCACCTCTCCTCATCTGGTTGATCTAAAGGAACGTATTCAACTAAACCACCAGAATATATCTGAAGACGATTTTACTGATAACCTGAATGAACTCCGTCCATATATCCAGCATTTGCGCGAGACAAGTCCATCTGCATCCCCCACATTTTTTGAAATTCTGACTGCAGTATGTATGCTGTATTTTAAAAAAAAGCATATAGACATGGCGGTGCTGGAAGTAGGACTAGGCGGGCGTCTTGACTCCACGAATGTTGTGATACCGCAGGTATCGATTATTACGAATATTGGTTTTGACCATACAGCTATCTTAGGTAATACCCTTTCAAGTATTGCCTATGAGAAGGCAGGGATTATTAAACAAGGGATTCCTGTTATCTCTGCTGTAGAAGACCCTGAAGCCCTTGCTGTAATAGAGAGGGTATGCAAAGAGAAGGGCGCTACATTGTATCTACTTGGAAGGGATATTTGGATTGAAGAGGTAAGAAGTGTAGATGGAAATGGTATAGCGTTCTGCAAGCACAGCCAAAGTTCTGTACATAATCCCCCTCGATCCCCCTTTAGAAAAGGGGGAAGGTGCTCCTCGTCCTCCCCTGGGGAAGGGAAAGCTAATACATTTGATAAGGGAAGGATTGCTGAAGAGACAAGGGGATTGGTATGTAAAATAAAAACCTGGCGACGTACCTATGATAGTATCTTTTTACCTCTTATCGGTACTCACCAGGCAAAGAATTGTGCTCTGGCCTTCGGTGCATTAGAAATCTTACAAGACCGAGGCTACGTTTCAATGAGTGATGAGACAATTAGAAATGCCCTCGTGCAGGTACATTGTCCTGCACGGATTGAGATTGTTGGGAAAGAGCCCCTGATTATCTTGGACTATGCCCATACCGTGGATTCTATGCGATTCCTTAAAAATACCCTGTTGGAAAATTTTACGTATAATAAGTTACTATTGATTCTGGGTCTTGCTCAGGATAAAGACCTGGATAATATCTTACAGGAGATTGTTACCGTGGCAGATTTCATTATGGTGACGAAGAGCAAAAATCCACGTGCGGCTTTACCACGGGAGTTGTATCAAAGGGTAGAAAGACTCTGTGGAAAACAAGCGAAGATGTTTCATACCACTCAAGATGCTGTAGTTGCAGCAAAACAGATAGCTTCTCAGGATGATTTGATTTGTATTACCGGCTCGGCATACGTTGCAGGAGAAGCTCTGCAGGTCTTAAAGGCAACCACAGATTTTTCAGATGGGTTAAAAAGACGCCAGGTTCGTAATGGAGCCAGGAATTTACACGAATAG
- a CDS encoding restriction endonuclease: MSEYNDICDVLTRFQLKKSWITIGGGRKSKVADWIDCELFQKGWKPKNFDTKITVDDKEMISPTHEVDCFKNRVALEIEWNNKDPFFDRDLNNFRLLFDLRAISVGVIITRCDELQEIFDNLGRGASYGASTTHMSKLLPRIQGGGGAGCPLLVFGIRRNLYEENC; the protein is encoded by the coding sequence ATGTCCGAGTATAATGATATATGTGATGTCTTAACACGATTTCAGTTAAAAAAGAGTTGGATTACAATTGGAGGAGGAAGAAAGTCAAAGGTAGCCGACTGGATCGATTGTGAACTATTTCAAAAAGGATGGAAACCAAAAAATTTTGATACAAAAATTACTGTCGATGATAAAGAAATGATATCTCCAACGCATGAAGTTGATTGTTTCAAGAACCGTGTCGCACTTGAAATAGAGTGGAATAATAAGGATCCTTTCTTTGATCGTGATTTGAACAACTTCCGTTTGTTGTTTGATCTTCGTGCAATTTCCGTTGGGGTAATAATAACCCGTTGCGATGAATTGCAGGAGATTTTTGATAACCTTGGCCGTGGGGCATCATATGGAGCTTCTACCACACACATGTCTAAGCTTCTTCCGAGAATTCAAGGCGGAGGCGGCGCTGGATGCCCACTCCTTGTTTTTGGCATTAGGAGAAATCTTTATGAAGAAAATTGTTAG